One candidate division WOR-1 bacterium RIFOXYB2_FULL_36_35 genomic window, GATAGATCTTTTTATCGCGCAATTTGATGCTGCGGATACTTTTGCTCAAGCGTCGACTGCTTCAAAGCAGAGCTTTAAAAATGCAAATCCCGCTAAATACGCTGAATTTTTGGCCAAAAAAGATACTGTTATAACCGCTTTAAAAGAAAAGATGAATGACACAACAATTACTGATCCTCGGGCGATTGGTGATTATTTAAGGACAGAATTTTTTGATGCATTTCTTTTTCCGCCCTTGGAACAGGCGCAGTCAAGTGGTGTAAGAGATAAAAAAGCTGTTAAAATTAAATTTTCTAAAGATAATCCGGAAGATATGGAAGCAATAATGCAAGCTTATGCTAACACCAGAATTATGGTATATTTTATGAATTTCTTTACAACGGAGCAACGGGGGACTATTTTCCAATCCATGGGACAGACATTGCAGCCTATTTTTCAGAGTCGTTATGAAGATTCGCAGTCAGTGTATTATATGGGTCCCAGTTTTTGGGAAAGCCGTCCAACAGGGGAAGAGATAGCGGCTCGTACAGAGAAATTTAAAACGGCATTGAATAATGCCATAAATAGTATTGTTTCTACCCCTTTTAACGCGGTTTCTTGGGTTGGGGGGACAAATGTCAGCGATTTAATAAATGCTTTTGTCATTATTAACGCTCCTCCCGATGCGATTTAGTTTTGTTACAGTTATTTGAAAAAAACTGAGTTCTTTTTTGTCTTTTTTTGACAAAAATCCTTATATTATGCTATAATTACTAAGTTATGTATGCAATAATTGAGACAGGGAATAAACAATATAAAGTTCAAACGGGGGATATTATAAATATTGAACTCCTCGGTCAAAATGAAGGTGAGGTCAAGTTTGATAAAGTCCTTCTTGTTTCTAATGAAACAAAAATTGAAGTTGGCACTCCTTATGTTTCATCTGCCAAGGTTTTAGGTAAAGTTTTAGGTTCTTTTCAGGGAGATAAAGTGATAAATTATAAATATAAATCAAAATCAAATTATCATCGCAAAAAAGGGCATCGTCAGAATTTGTTGAAAGTTGAAATAACGGAGGTATCTTTGTAAATGGCACATAAAAAAGGGGGCGGTACCTCTAAAAACGGCCGCGATTCTAATGGCCAACGATTAGGTGTTAAGGTTTATGGCGGACAAATTGTAAAGTCAGGCAATATAATATTACGTCAACGTGGAACAAAATACTATCCAGGAAAAAATGTTGGAATGGGATGTGACCATACAATATTTGCAACTGCTCCTGGTGTTGTTACTTTTGAATCAGGTAAAAAAGTTTCTGTTTTGCCCCAATAATTATTCTGTGTTAAAATAACCCATTATGTCTGGATATGAAACAATTGTCATAAAAATTGGAAGCTCTACTCTTACGTTAGAAAACAAACTTGATGTAAAAAACCTCGAAAGAATAGTAGAGGAAATCTCATCCTTAAAAAAGAGGATAATTATAGTTACTTCGGGAGCTATAGTTACCGGTTCCCAGAAACTTGGATTTACGACAAAACCAAAAACTATCCCCCAAAAACAGGCTGCGGCAGCTATTGGCCAGTCGGTTTTAATGCGTCAATATGAGAAAGCTTTTGAGAAATATGGAATTACAACCGCGCAGGTTTTATTAACTCGTGATGCGATTGAAAACAGAGAGCGTTATCTTAATGTCAGAAATACTATGACAACTTTGCTTAATGAAGGAGTTATTCCAATTGTCAATGAAAATGATACGGTTGCAATTGATGAAATAAAGGTTGGAGATAACGATAATTTAGCTGCTCTTGTTGCTTCCCTTATTGGCGCAGATCTTCTTATTATGTTGACAGATGTTGATGGATTTTACATGGAGACACCTGAAGGAGTCTCTTATAAAGTAGACGAAATCAGTGAAATTACAGAAGAGATAAAACAAGCTGCCGGACATTCATCTACTCAACTCGGGACGGGTGGGATGGCAACAAAGCTTGAAGCAATAAAGATTTGCATGGATGCGGGAGTTTATGTTGTTATAGCATATGGAAGAGAAGAAAATGTTTTATCAAAGATTGTTTCGGGAGATAAGGAGGGGACTCTTTTTAAGACAAAGATTTCTAAGCTGGAATCCCGTAAGCGTTGGTTAGCGCACGGATTAAAAGTTGAGGGAGTGATAGTTGTTGATGATGGAGCTGTTTTGGCTTTGAAGATCCGGGGGACAAGCCTTTTGCCGGTCGGCATAAAAGAAGTTAATGGATGTTTTGGCGCCGGAGCCCTTATATCTGTTGTTGGCGAAAAAAAAGAAGAGATAGCCAGGGGATTGGTTACATTAAGTTCCGAAGAGCTTAAAAAAGTTTTAGGGAAAAAAGGAGAACGTGAGGTTATTCATAGAGATAACCTTGTATTGTTATGACAGAAATTTTAGATAAATGTAAAAAGGCAAAAGCTGCGGCGATTAAGCTTGGTAATATTTCTACGGAGATAAAAAATAAAGCTTTGGATGCTATGGCTGATGCTTTGGGAGAAAACTCAAAAAATATAATTGACGCCAATAAAAAAGATCTTCGAGCCGGAGAGAAAAAAGGCTTATCTCTAGCTCTTCTTGATAGATTGATGCTTAATGAAAAGAGAATTTTAGGGATTATTGATTCTCTTGATGTTGTGAAAAAATTGAAAGATCCTGTTTTTGAGGTAATTTCGGAATGGACAAGGCCTAACGGGCTTAGAATTCAAAAGAGGAGGGTTCCTCTTGGGGTAATCGGAATAATTTATGAAGCACGTCCAAACGTGACTGTCGATTCTGCCTCTTTATGCATGAAATCCGGGAATGCAACAGTTTTGCGCGGAGGATCTGACGCGATAAATTCAAATAAAATTCTTGCGGAGATTATAAGTTGTGCAGCCTATAAAGTTGGGATCCCTGATGGATCTATTTGCTTAATTGAAGATACTTCCCGCAAATCTTCAGAGGAACTTATGGGGATGAGGGGATATCTTGATGTCTTAATTCCTCGAGGGGGTAAGAATTTAATCCAGACAGTTATTCAGAAGGCAAAAGTTCCAACAATTGAAACTGGGGAAGGGAACTGTCATGCTTATGTTGAAAAGACTGCCGATCTTAAAATGGCGCTTGAAATTGTTTATAACTCAAAAGTTTCACGTCCTTCTGTTTGCAATGCTATAGAAACTCTTCTTGTTGATGAGGAAATTGCCGCTAAATTTCTTCCTATGATCTTTTCAGAATTAAAAGAGGCAAATGTTGAGGTAAGAGGAGATAAAAAAGTTTTAGCTATCGATTCAAGTATAAAAAAAGCAACCGATGAAGATTGGACTACGGAGTTTTTATCGCTTATTTTGGCGGTAAAAGTGGTTAAAGATTATAAAGAAGCTGTTGATCATATTAATAGATACGGAACAAAGCATTCGGAGACTATTATTACAAAGGATAAAGAGGCTGAGAATTATTTCTTATCATATGTTGACGCTTCTTCTGTTTATGTGAACGCTTCGACGCGGTTTACAGATGGAGGGGAGTTTGGTTTTGGTTCGGAGATTGGGATATCAACACAAAAACTTCATGCCAGGGGGCCTATGGGTTTGCCAGAGCTTACTTCTTATAAGTATGTTGTGTATGGAGATGGGCAGATTAGATAAACTTATCGATTTAATGACTGATGTATTGTGTTTACTCCGATTATGATAATCGAGGTTCATTTAGTGTTTTGGGTGTGATGGTTTACCATATTAGATGATTGGCCTGGTCAAGCTTTCCATACGGACTTGATTTTCTTTCTATATATGTTATTTGATCTACAAGCATTTTTGCTGTTTTTTCATTCCAAGGATAAATGTAGGCGGCTATGTCTCTTGCGATATTTCGCACGTTTAGCTTTTTTAAAGAACCCTGTTTTAACAGAGATTCAATGGCTTGCGCTAAAAATTTCCCCTGCAGTTGTAAGCGATTAATATCTTCATGGTCTTTTATATTAATATGAATTATTGGAATGGAATTTTGGAATAAAAATTTTAGAGATTCTGCCCCCAAATCTTTTCCATGTCTGCTTTGTGATAAGGAATGATCCAGTTTGCTTGCATGTTTTAATATTTCTCCAATAAAAACAACTTGTTCTTGATAATCTAATTCTGATAAAAAAGAAAAAGGATTGGTATAATTTTCAGCTTGTCTTAAAAGAGGTTTGATTTTTTTAATAGCTCTTCCTAACGTATTATAATCAGCCTCATTTTGAATATGTAATGCTTCACATTCAGGAGAAGGGAAAAGGCTGTAGTGACGACTAAAATGGCCTGTTCCGTTTAGAATGCGTAGCTCTCTTATAGGAGGATCTATTAAATGATTTATAAGTTCGCTGAAAAAAGAAGAAGTAGCATGAGATGTTTCTAACTGTCTTATATTTATCGGGATAATAGTTCCGGTTCTTCGTGGGGCACCCTGAAATCTTTTTGTAAATAATAATTCTGTTGCTTGAGGTAAATGTACAGGAAAACTTACTGTCATTTTCTATCACTCCCCTCTATACTATATTATCTGCTCTTTTGCTAAAAAATTTCACTTTATCAAGGGAGATCGATACTGCTATTTTTTCATAACTATACTACTAATTTTAATAAAATCAAGCATGAAGAAAAAAGATGTTGTATACTACAAACGTGGGGAGACAAAAAAAAATTAAAAGACTTGGCATTATGGGAGGGACATTTGATCCTATTCATAAAGGACATATCGCATTGGCAAAAGCGGCAAAAAGAGAATTTATTCTTGACGGAATAGTTTTTATGCCTTCCGGAAATCCGCCACACAAAGATATATCTAAAGTTACAGATAAAGAAGATCGCTACCAAATGGTTCAAATAACAATCAAGAAATATAAAAGTTTCTTTTTATCAAGACTTGAAATGGATCGACAAGGGGTTTGTTACGCTGTTGATACTTTTAATGAGTTAAAAAGAAAATATGGCAGTAATACCAAATTATTTTATATCATGGGGATGGATTCTATTCTTGAAATTTTAGACTGGAAAAAGCCACTTGAACTTTTTACTCTTTGTGAATTTATCGTTGGGACAAGACAAGGAGCAAAAATCCGGACATTTAAAAGACTACTTAAATTTCCACCGCTGCAAAAAGAGATAGACAAAATTCATCTTATGGAGCTTAAGGAGGACATTTCTTCATCGAATATTCGCTCAAAGCTTAAAACCGGAAAATCTGTTGCAAGGCTTGTGCCGAGAAATGTTTTAAAGTATATAAGAGAAAAAGAATTGTATAATTAATCCCGATTATCCTAATCGGAATTAACCTGGGAGGATGAAATGAAAATACCAAATTCGGAAAAGACGATATTAAATAATGGCTTGACAGTTATTACTGAAAGTATACCAAGTCTCCGATCCGCTGCTTTTGGAATAGTTGTCGGTGCCGGGTCTGGCGATGAACTTAAAAATGAAGAAGGGCTGACTCATTTTATAGAGCATATGGCGTTTAAAGGGACTGACAGGCGTTCTGCTTTTCAAATTGCTTCCGAACTTGATGCGGTTGGCGGAAAAATGAATGCTTATACGAGCAAAGAGTATACTCTTTATTATTCGGTAGTGTTAAGTACACACCTGAGTGTTGCAGTTGATGTTATAAGTGATATCTTTTTGAATCCTCTGTTAAAAGAAGAAGACATTCAGATGGAAAAAGGGGTAATCTTAGAAGAGATAAATATGTATGAAGATACCCCTGACGAATTGGTCCATGATCTTTTTTATAATGCAATTTTGCATGGCCATCCAATTGGGAAGTCAACACTTGGAACAAAAGAGACTGTTTCTGGGTTTGAAAAAAACTCATTCATAAAATATCGTGATCGATTGTATAAGCCGGACAATGTAATTATTTCTGGGGCCGGTGATGTTGATCATAAAAATTTAGTTTCAATGCTTGAAAAAGCTTTTGAAAATTTCCAGGGGGAAAAAAAATCAAAAGAAAATGTCCTTCCTGATATAAAAAGAGATATAAAAATCAAAAAGAAAGATACGGAACAGGTCCATTTGTGTCTGGGAACAAAAGGGGTATCCCAGCTAGATGATGATAGATATACCCTCTCTGTCCTTGACACAATTTTAGGGGGATCAATGAGTTCCTGGTTGTTTCAGGAGGTTAGAGAGAAAAGGGGGCTTGCCTATTCAATTTATTCAACTGCTCAGCCATTTAGGGATTTTGGTATTTTTTATGTTTACGCGGGGACTGAAAAGAAGAATGTTAAGCAGGTCATTGATTTAACTCTCGAACAGTTTAAAAAGATGAAACAAGATGGGATCTCGGAGGAAGAGCTTTCCCGCGCAAAAGAGCATTTAAAGGGCGGGCTTGTTTTGGGGCTTGAATCAAGCTCTGCTAGGATGAGTTATATTGCAAAATCTGAATTTTTCCATAAAAAGACGATTTTTATTGAAGAGATTTTTAATAAGATCGATAAAATTTCACAGAAAGATATAATTAGGTTAGCGCAAAAGATTTTTGATGATAAATATTTAACATTGGCTGTGATTGGAGATGTTTCTGATGTTCATCCCGATTATTTACGGTAAAATCAGAAATTCACCCTGATTATGATAGGGGTTATAAATTGTTGAAACTTTAGGATATGAAACTTATCTTAGATAAAGACCATAACCCATTTCTTCTCTTAATATCATAGACAATCCATAAGCAATTGATTCAAGTTTTGATCGATATCTTCTCATGATTTCTGCCATAGCATCTTCATCTAGCCCTCCAGTATTTGGTTCTTCTGGAATGACTATGTTAAGTTTAGTAAATCTTTCAGTTGGCAATAATTTGTGTAAACTTTCGCGATAAGAAAGACATCTTTGTCTTACCTCTTCCGCGTTTTTTCTTAATATGCGAGATTTTTGATTAGGATTTATCTCTTCTAAATATGCTTTTAACTCTTTTCTGTTTTCTATGAGTTTTATCAGGTGGTTTTTTGTAACTGGCATCCCCCAT contains:
- a CDS encoding glutamate-5-semialdehyde dehydrogenase, with protein sequence MTEILDKCKKAKAAAIKLGNISTEIKNKALDAMADALGENSKNIIDANKKDLRAGEKKGLSLALLDRLMLNEKRILGIIDSLDVVKKLKDPVFEVISEWTRPNGLRIQKRRVPLGVIGIIYEARPNVTVDSASLCMKSGNATVLRGGSDAINSNKILAEIISCAAYKVGIPDGSICLIEDTSRKSSEELMGMRGYLDVLIPRGGKNLIQTVIQKAKVPTIETGEGNCHAYVEKTADLKMALEIVYNSKVSRPSVCNAIETLLVDEEIAAKFLPMIFSELKEANVEVRGDKKVLAIDSSIKKATDEDWTTEFLSLILAVKVVKDYKEAVDHINRYGTKHSETIITKDKEAENYFLSYVDASSVYVNASTRFTDGGEFGFGSEIGISTQKLHARGPMGLPELTSYKYVVYGDGQIR
- a CDS encoding 50S ribosomal protein L21; the protein is MYAIIETGNKQYKVQTGDIINIELLGQNEGEVKFDKVLLVSNETKIEVGTPYVSSAKVLGKVLGSFQGDKVINYKYKSKSNYHRKKGHRQNLLKVEITEVSL
- a CDS encoding 50S ribosomal protein L27, yielding MAHKKGGGTSKNGRDSNGQRLGVKVYGGQIVKSGNIILRQRGTKYYPGKNVGMGCDHTIFATAPGVVTFESGKKVSVLPQ
- a CDS encoding nicotinate (nicotinamide) nucleotide adenylyltransferase; this translates as MLYTTNVGRQKKIKRLGIMGGTFDPIHKGHIALAKAAKREFILDGIVFMPSGNPPHKDISKVTDKEDRYQMVQITIKKYKSFFLSRLEMDRQGVCYAVDTFNELKRKYGSNTKLFYIMGMDSILEILDWKKPLELFTLCEFIVGTRQGAKIRTFKRLLKFPPLQKEIDKIHLMELKEDISSSNIRSKLKTGKSVARLVPRNVLKYIREKELYN
- a CDS encoding glutamate 5-kinase, whose product is MSGYETIVIKIGSSTLTLENKLDVKNLERIVEEISSLKKRIIIVTSGAIVTGSQKLGFTTKPKTIPQKQAAAAIGQSVLMRQYEKAFEKYGITTAQVLLTRDAIENRERYLNVRNTMTTLLNEGVIPIVNENDTVAIDEIKVGDNDNLAALVASLIGADLLIMLTDVDGFYMETPEGVSYKVDEISEITEEIKQAAGHSSTQLGTGGMATKLEAIKICMDAGVYVVIAYGREENVLSKIVSGDKEGTLFKTKISKLESRKRWLAHGLKVEGVIVVDDGAVLALKIRGTSLLPVGIKEVNGCFGAGALISVVGEKKEEIARGLVTLSSEELKKVLGKKGEREVIHRDNLVLL